TAGAAGACGTCATTATGGAGATTCACACCGATACCGGTGCTGTAGGATATGGCGAAGCACCACCGACAGGCGTCATCACGGGCGACACGACCGGAGCAATCATTGGGGCTATGAAAGATCACATCATTAAAACGCTGATGGGCCGTGATATTGACAATCTGGAGGATAACTTAAAGGCACTAAACGGCTGCATTGTAAAAAACACCGGTGCAAAAGCCGCCGCCGATATGGCACTGTGGGACCTTTACGGGCAGCTTTACAAGATTCCCGTTTATAAGCTTCTGGGCGGCAGCCGGAACAAGCTCATAACCGATATTACTATCAGCGTAAACGATCCGGAAGAAATGGCAAGAGATGCGATAAATGCCATTGAGCGCGGCTACGATACCTTAAAAATCAAAGTAGGCTCCAATCCTTCTCTCGATGTGGAGCGTCTAATGGCTGTCCGAAAAGCGGTTGGAAATAAAACCTGCATTCGTATCGATGCAAATCAGGCATGGAGTCCAAAACAGGCTGTACGGATTTTAAATGAAATGCAGGATAAAGGGTTGGATATCGAATTTGTAGAACAGCCGGTGAAAGCACTTGATTTTGAAGGTCTTAAATATGTGACAGACCGTTCCTATGTACCGGTTTTGGCAGATGAAAGCGTCTTTTCTCCCGCAGATGCGCTTAAGATCATGCAGATGGGAGCTGCCGATCTTGTCAATATTAAACTGATGAAATGCGGCGGCATCTATAACGCGCTAAAAATTGTTTCGGCAGCCGAAGTATATGGCGTAGAGTGCATGATCGGCTGCATGCTGGAAGCAAAGATCAGTGTAAACGCCGCGATTCATCTTGCCTGTGCAAAGAAAATTATCACTAAGATTGACCTCGACGGTCCTGTTCTCTGCAGCGAAGATCCTATTATTGGCGGCGCTGTATTTGATGAAAAAGAAATCACTGTCTCTAATGAGCCGGGACTGGGAATCAAAGGAATTCACGGTCTGCGCTATCTTAATGAAAGAACCAATTGATTTTGAACTGCATGAGACTAACAAAATTACGAAAGGAGGAGCATCTTAGAATGTTAAAATCATGGAAAGTCTCAATGCTTTGTTCAAAATCCTGTGCGTATGGTTCGATAGCTAAACCATATTCGCTTTTTATTCCTAAACTAAAACGATTATAAAGGGGAGAAAAAAATGATTACAGACGGCTTTACTTACATAGCATTTTTAATGTTTATTGCTGGTGCTTTATTGGCTGCGGAAAAATACGGCAAATGGAAAGTCTTTAATTACGTCCCGCCGCTTGTTTGGATTTACGTGCTCAACATGGTATTCTGCACCATGGGACTTTATAAATCCGATGCTTGTACCGCAACCTATTCGGCTTTAAAGAACAATTTGCTGTATGCTATGATTTTCGTCATGCTGCTGCGCTGTGACTTCCGTAAGCTTGCAAAACTCGGTGGTCGCATGGTGGCCATATTCTTTGGCTGCTCCATAACTTTGTTCGTCGGCTTTGTTGTCGGCTACCCAATCTTTAAAGGCACACTTGGCAGTGACACATGGGGTGCTGTTGCGTCACTGTATGCTTCCTGGGTTGGCGGTTCTGCAAACATGGCGGCTATGCAGGCCGCTTTGCCGGTAGATGCAGGTGCTTACAGCTGTGCTCTGGCTCTGGATACGGTCTGCTATTCCGTATGGATTGCACTTCTTTTGCTGGCCGTTCGTTATGCAAGTAAGTGGAACAATACAGTTAAAGCAGATACTTCCAAACTTCAGGCTGTTGCTGATGCCGCTAATGCTGAAGTTGCAAAAGGCAAAAAAAGTGCTAATGCCAATGATTGGATCTTCCTAATCGGCTTATCTCTAATGGTCTCCGCACTCTCTCAGGTAGTCGGTACCTCACTGAATGGCGCTCTAAAATCCGTAGGGTTGGGGATGTTCGACAAAGGTACCCTGACAACTGTATTCGTCACAATTTTGGGCCTTATTTGTGCCCTCACCCCACTTGGCAAGCTGCCAGCTGTGGAAGAACTCTCGAATGTTTATCTGTATGCAGTTGTTTCCCTTCTAGCTTCTACTGCTTCAGTTGTAGATCTGCTTTCCGCTCCAATGTGGGTCGTCTATGGCGTTTTCATTCTGGTTGTGCATGTGGTTCTCATGTTCCTGCTTTCCAAAGCATTTCATTGGGACCTGTGCATGGTTTCTACAGCCTCACTTGCAAACATCGGCGGCGCCGCTTCCGCTCCGATTGTCGCCTCTGCATATAATCCGTCCTATGCAGGCATCGGTGTTTTAATGGGTGTTCTCGGCGCTGCAGTCGGCAATTTCTGTGGCTTGGGTGCCGGCGCAGTTCTGCATCTTATGGCTTAACGTTTTTAGCAAGATACCATTTGATTTTGTAATAAGAAATGCCCTTTACGGTTCACTCAGTAAAGGGTATTTCTTTGTTTTGCAAAAGCTTTATAAAAATTTTACAGAAAGGAGGAATTGCGCAAATGACTGCACAGGAAATACTTAAAAAGGAAATCGAAGCTTTTATCAAAACGCAAAGTGGAAACATTGCGGTTTCCTTTTACGACTTGAATGAAAAATCTGGTTTTTCAATCGACGGAGAAAAAAAGATGCTTTCTGCGAGCACAATCAAGCTGGTAATCATGGCAGAACTTATGCGCCGCATTCATTTAGGGGATCTCTCTCTGGAAAACAAAATCAAAGTAACCGCTCAAATGAAAACAGGCGGTGACGGCATTTTAAAAGCATTAGAACCTGGGCACTCCTTTACCCTTAAAGAACTCCTCACATTAATGATTATTATCAGCGACAATGAAGCAACGAATATTCTAATCGATTTTCTTAGCATGGCATCCATCAATCAAATGGCACAGACCATGCACCTCAAACAAGCACACTTAGGACGTAAAATGATGGACAGCAAAGCCCAAAAAGCCGGTTCTGACAATTATATCTGTGCCGAAGACATTAAGGATATTTTTAAAAGTATTTATGAGGGCACCTGCATCGACAAGGAATCTTCTAAAATGATGCTGGATATTTTAAAACAGCAGCAGCAGTCTAATCGGCTGCAGCTTTATCTTCCGGAAGAATTAGAAATCGCCCATAAATGCGGAGATCTTGATTGTTTGGAAAACGATGGTGGAATCTTTCTTCTCCCCAAACATCCCTACATATTAGTTGTGCTGACAAATGAAATGCCTACCAACAAAGACGGCAGAGAAGCAATCGGCAAAATTTCGTGGATCGTTTACCAAGCGATTTGCTGAAAACCATCCTCTAGTTGCAGTTACTTTTATTTATACAACTCTTTTATTCGGAATTATGTAAACTGTCCTTCCTTTTAAGCCCCATAAAAAACCAGTGAGAAGATTCCAAATGGAACTTCTCACTGGTTTAATCTTTATAAATTTTATAACAAATGAGTCCGAATGATTCTCAATTAGAATTCATTCCCTGGAAACTGGGGAATTCTGGAGAATCCCTCCTGCAGGTCTTGATCCGTAGGAATCGAATCGCCCATTTTGCCGTCATTAAACTGCTCATAAGCAACCATATCAAAATATCCGGTACCAGTGAGGCCAAAAAGAATCGTTTTTTCTTCGCCGGTTTCTTTGCATTTTAACGCTTCGTCAATAGCTACCTTAATTGCATGACTGGATTCCGGCGCAGGTAAAATCCCTTCAACGCGGGCAAATTGTTCCGCCGCTTCAAAGACAGATGTCTGTTCAACCGTTCGCGCCTTAATCAATCCCTCATGATACAACTCTGAAAGGATCGGGCTCATTCCATGATACCGAAGACCGCCTGCATGATTTGGGCTCGGAATAAAATTACTGCCCAGCGTATACATTTTGGCAAGCGGACATACCATTCCGGTATCGCAGAAATCATAGGCAAACTTTCCTCTGGTAAAAGAAGGACAGGAAGCAGGTTCCACCGCAATAAACTGATAATCTTTTTCTCCGCGGAGTTTTTCTCCCATAAAGGGCGAAATAAGGCCTCCCAAGTTTGAACCGCCGCCTGCGCAGCCAATAATGACATCCGGAACAATTCCATACTCATCCATCGCTGTTTTTGTCTCCAAGCCAATCACCGACTGATGGAGCAGTACCTGATTCAGCACTGAACCGAGCACATAGCGGTAGCCTTCATGAGTTGTCGCATATTCGACCGCTTCGGAAATTGCACAGCCAAGGCTTCCGGTTGTTCCTGGGTGTTCCTGTAAAATTTTTCTGCCCACCGCTGTATCCATAGAAGGACTGGGGGTCACCGACGCGCCATAAGTTCTCATGACTTCTCTGCGGAATGGCTTCTGCTCATAGCTGACCTTTACCATATAGACTTTACAGTCAAGGCCAAGATAAGCACAAGCCATTGAAAGAGCAGTGCCCCACTGCCCGGCTCCGGTTTCTGTCGTAACACCCTTTAAGCCCTGCTTTTTTGCATAGTAAGCCTGTGCGATTGCAGAATTCAGTTTGTGGGAACCGGAAGTATTGTTCCCTTCAAATTTATAATAGATTTTTGCCGGCGTCTGAAGTTTTTCTTCCAGGCAATAAGCACGTACCAGAGGCGACGGACGATACATCTTGTAAAAGTCCTGAATTTCCTGCGGAATCGGAATATAGGAATCATCATTATCAAGTTCCTGAGAAACCAGATCTTTGCAGAAAACATGTTCCAATTCTTCCGCTTTCATCGGCTGGTGCGTTCCCGGATTCAAAAGCGGGGCGGGCTTATTCTTCATATCTGCCCGCACGTTATACCAAGCCTTCGGGATTTGATCTTCCTTTAAATAAATTTTGTAGGGAATCTTTTGCTCTTTCATGACATTTGCTCCTTTCAAATTTTTCTGCAGGGACAGATAGATATAATATAAAAAAGCACTCTCCACCCCTGCAAATTTTGCAGGGACAGAAAGTGCTTAGATCATCACTTCTGCGGTACCACCCAGCTTGGTATTTTTCAATACCCACTCAACGCATACAAAAAATATGCTGAATTTTTTTAACGGAGATTCTGACTCCGGCTCCCCTACTATTTTGTTCGGTTTGCCCTCAGAAGGCCATTCAGTGCTTATGATCCGTACCGCATTCCCATCATCAGCGGCTTTCTGAAACAAGATCTTAATAAGGCTTACTTACCCTTCCTCATCGGTTTATTGGCATCAGTTTAGCACTGTAAAGCAGTCGTGTCAAGAATTATTTTTAAATTCTTAAAACTATCCAAGCATAAAATATTTTGTCACTGCAAATAGTTCTCTTGCAAAGAGTGCCGGAAAAACCAAAGGTGGAGTAGAAACGCTGATTCCCCATGCCGTAAGCTCATTTTGTTTTGCAATCAAAAGTGCACGATATAGATGATAATCATCGGTAAGAAGCAAAACTTCTTTATTAGGAAGATTGTTTTCTAAAAGTACTTTTTGGGCATAAAAAAGATTCTGCTCCGTATTAACCGATCGATTTTCCAAAAGAATTCGATCCGGCTCTATTTCCTTTTTAAGTAATTTCTCTCTGATCACTTCGGCTTCCGTAACTTCTTCTCCAGTTCCCTTCCCACCGCAGGCAACTGCAATCGAGTTTGGATGAGATAAAAGCCAGTCTGCCGCTGTATCAATGCGCTTTTGCAAATCTGCGCTCGGTTCTGTCCCGTCAACTTTACTGCCAAGAATCAGAACCGGTAAATTTTCTTTTTCCGCCGGGATCTCCGGTTTTGCCCTGCTAATAAAAAAGCTTAGTGCGATACACCAGCAGATTCCGGTAGCAAAGAGCCCGAGCAATCCATAAAATAGGATACGTCTTTTTCTTTTGGCACAGACAAATCGAAGCACTTTTTTCCAAAAAATACAAACTGTTAGTCCAAAAATTCCAAGTGTCAGGAAGAACAGACTTCCTGCATTCCATGTGCGAAAGAAAAGCGGGATTACCATCAAAACTGCAAGCGCTGCAAAAACGATTTCTAATCCCAAGCGAGTAATTCGTCCAAGTTTATTCTTTTTCATTTGGTTCACATAAATTCCTTTTTAAGTTTATTATTTTGTTTAATATTTAGTATAATACAGCAATTATAATAAAAAAGAGCATCTGTACTCCCATTTTTCTTCAAAAAAATACGCTGCAGCAACTTGCTATTCATAGACAAAACCAGTATAATTGAGTTTATCGCATTTATGTGCGAAAATCTTTATTTTGACACATTGGAGGTAGACAAAGACATGAAACGCGTGTATAACTTTTCCGCTGGTCCTTCCATGCTCCCTGAGGAAGTTCTCCGCCGTGCAGCCGATGAAATGATGGATTACAAGGGCTGTGGCCAGTCAGTGATGGAGATGTCCCATCGATCTAAAATCTTCCAGAGCATCATCGACAGTGCGGAGAGTCTCCTCCGTGAAGTCATGAATATTCCGGACAATTATAAGGTGCTGTTCCTACAGGGCGGCGGTTCCACACAGTTTGCTATGATTCCTTTTAACCTGATGACAGGTTCTGGAAAAGCAGATTATGTTCTGACCGGCCAGTGGGCTACAAAAGCTTATAAAGAAGCTGCCCGTTATGGTGATGCAAAGGCGATTGCAAGTTCCAAGGATAAAACTTTCACCTATATTCCGAAGTTGGATCCTTCTACTTTCACCCCCGATGCGGATTATTTTTATATCTGCATGAACAACACCATTTACGGTACAAAATATCATACACTGCCTGCTACCGGTTCTGTTCCGCTGGTCGCCGATATCTCCTCCTGCATCTGCAGTGAGCCGATTGACATCAGCAAATTCGGTCTGGTTTTTGCGGGCGCACAGAAGAATCTTGCTCCTGCAGGCCTTACAATTGTGATTGTCCGCGAAGACCTCGTCGGACACGCGATGGAAAAGACCCCAACCATGCTTAATTACAAGACACATGTAGATGGCGGAAGTATGTTTAATACTCCTCCCTGCTACACAATTTATATCTGTGAACTTGTCCTTGAATGGATTAAAAATACGATTGGCGGCCTTGAAAACATGAAGGCTCTGAACGAAAAGAAAGCAAAACTGCTCTATGATTTTCTCGACAGCAGCAAGCTTTTCCACGGCACTGTTGTTCCAGAAGACCGCAGCCTGATGAATGTTCCATTCGTAACGGGCAGTGACGATCTTAATGCTAAATTTGTCGCTCAAGCAACTGATGCTGGTATGGTTAACCTCAAAGGTCACCGCACAGTTGGCGGTATGCGTGCTTCCATTTATAATGCAATGCCTTATGAAGGCGTTGAGACGCTGGTCGATTTCATGAAAAAATTTGAAAAGGCAAACGGCTAATTACAAATAACAACGAAGGCGCCTTCCTGTTTCAGAAAGGGCGCCTTCTTAAATGAAATAAAAAATCAGGAGCTGTGATTTTCTTATGTATCAGATTCAATATCTTAATAAAATTTCGAAAGCCGGAACTGAACGCTTTACCGACAACTATACCGTCGGCGAAGAAGTTCAGAACCCGGACGCTATTATGGTTCGTTCCGCTAATATGCTGGAAATGGAACTGCCCCAAAAACTTTTGGCAATTGCCCGTGCAGGAGCCGGCGTCAATAATATTCCACTCGATAAATGCAGTGAAAAAGGAATTGTCGTCTTCAATACTCCTGGCGCAAACGCTAACGCAGTAAAAGAGCTGGTCCTCTGCGGACTGCTTCTTTCTTCCCGTCGGATTGTTCCTGCCGCCGAATGGTGCAAAACGCTCAAAGGAAAGGGTGCTGAAGTCCCGAAGTTAATTGAAAAAGGCAAGTCCCAGTTTGTTGGCCCCGAAATTAAAGGGAAAGCGCTCGGAGTGATTGGGCTCGGTGCAATTGGTGTGCTTGTTGCCAACGCTGCCAAATCATTGGGGATGGAAGTCTATGGTTATGATCCTTATCTTTCGGTAGATGCCGCATGGGGACTTTCCCGCTCCATTCATCATGCACAGACCCTCGATGACATCTGGGCAAATTGTGATTATATTACCATTCATGTTCCTCAGACGCCGGACACCAAAGGCATGATCTGCAAAGAAGCGATCTCCAAAATGAAAGACCATGTTCGGATTTTGAACTTTGCCCGCGGCGGACTTGTTGATTCCGATTCTATTTTAGAAGGCATAAAATCCGGAAAAGTTGCTTCTTATGCTACAGACTTTCCAAATGATGAGATGATTGGTGTCGATGGAATTATTGCAATTCCGCACTTAGGAGCTTCCACACCAGAGAGCGAAGACAACTGCGCACGTATGGCAGCAAACGAACTCCGTGATTATCTGGAAAACGGAAATATCCGCAACAGTGTCAACATGCCGATGGTTTCCATGGCACGGGATAAGAGCACACAGCGCATTTGCGTTCTGCACCGCAATATGCCAAATACGATCAGCCGTTTTTCCGGGATTTTGGCCGATATGGGAATTAATATTGAGAACATGCAGTCCAAATCCAGAAAAGAATATGCTTACACGATTGTCGATGTTACCGGTGATATTGCTAATGAAGCTGCACAAAAACTACAGTCTTTGGATGAAGTCATTCGCGCACGGGTAATTAAATAAAAATTAAAAAAATTATTTTTTGAATCCGCAGAATCTTCTCTACAGAAAATTCTGCGGATTTTTTATGTATGAAAGGAATGGGCTACAATATTCCCATTACAAATGGTGTACGCAAGTGAAAATCCCGCCTTCTTCAGAATCGTAAAATCAGCACGTTTTCCAATTTGAATACTGCCGCGTGTCTGATCTTCTCCAAGTACAGAAGCCGGATTAAGTGTCACACTTCGAATAATCCGAGAAAGCGGAATTCCAAACCGAATTAGATTCTGCACTTCTTCCAATAAATTTGTAACGGAACCTGCTAAAGTTCCATCCAAAAGCACCGCTTTATGTTCTTTTACGATCACCTGCTGCCCGCCGAATTCATAAATTCCATCGGGCATACCCGCTGCACACATACCGTCGCTGACCACACAGATTTGCTCTTTTCCGAAAAGGCGAAATGCCGCTCGTAATGCAGAAGGATGAATGTGAATGCCATCACAAATCAATTCCGCTGTAATGTTGGGAGTGTCCCACACCGCACCGACCACTCCGGGCGCCCTGTGATGGAATTCATTCATTCCATTAAAAAGGTGTGTCACATGATGAATCCCCCATGAGAACGCTTCTTGCGCCTGTTCATAATTTGCCGCCGAATGTGCAATACTGAGTGAACAAAAATTTTGTGCAAAAGCAGCAAACTGTTCGGCACCCGGCTCTTCCGGCGCAAGACAAGCAATTCGAATCGAGTGGCCGGAAGACTCCCAGTATTCTCTAAAAAGCGAAAAGTCTGGTCTCTTAATATTTTCTTCTTGCTGCATCCCTTTTTTCTTGGGGCTAATAAAGGGTCCTTCCAAATAGGCGCCCAAAATTTGGGCACTATCTTTCTGCGGCAAATCCATTGCTCTTTTAATTTTCTGCAAAGCATTTAAAATCGATGAATGCGACATCGTCATGGTAGCAGGACAAAAAGCAACAATCCCATGCTGAGCCAGCCAATGTGCCATTTTTGTTACACTCTGAGAATCCTTATCACACACATCATAACCGCCGCAGCCGTGAACATGCAGATCAATAAATCCAGGGGCAATCAAGCAACCACTGCAGTCTATCTGCTCTCCTTCCAACGACTTTCCAATGTTTGTGAT
This genomic window from Caproicibacterium sp. BJN0003 contains:
- a CDS encoding DUF819 family protein — translated: MITDGFTYIAFLMFIAGALLAAEKYGKWKVFNYVPPLVWIYVLNMVFCTMGLYKSDACTATYSALKNNLLYAMIFVMLLRCDFRKLAKLGGRMVAIFFGCSITLFVGFVVGYPIFKGTLGSDTWGAVASLYASWVGGSANMAAMQAALPVDAGAYSCALALDTVCYSVWIALLLLAVRYASKWNNTVKADTSKLQAVADAANAEVAKGKKSANANDWIFLIGLSLMVSALSQVVGTSLNGALKSVGLGMFDKGTLTTVFVTILGLICALTPLGKLPAVEELSNVYLYAVVSLLASTASVVDLLSAPMWVVYGVFILVVHVVLMFLLSKAFHWDLCMVSTASLANIGGAASAPIVASAYNPSYAGIGVLMGVLGAAVGNFCGLGAGAVLHLMA
- a CDS encoding YdcF family protein: MKKNKLGRITRLGLEIVFAALAVLMVIPLFFRTWNAGSLFFLTLGIFGLTVCIFWKKVLRFVCAKRKRRILFYGLLGLFATGICWCIALSFFISRAKPEIPAEKENLPVLILGSKVDGTEPSADLQKRIDTAADWLLSHPNSIAVACGGKGTGEEVTEAEVIREKLLKKEIEPDRILLENRSVNTEQNLFYAQKVLLENNLPNKEVLLLTDDYHLYRALLIAKQNELTAWGISVSTPPLVFPALFARELFAVTKYFMLG
- a CDS encoding serine hydrolase, whose protein sequence is MTAQEILKKEIEAFIKTQSGNIAVSFYDLNEKSGFSIDGEKKMLSASTIKLVIMAELMRRIHLGDLSLENKIKVTAQMKTGGDGILKALEPGHSFTLKELLTLMIIISDNEATNILIDFLSMASINQMAQTMHLKQAHLGRKMMDSKAQKAGSDNYICAEDIKDIFKSIYEGTCIDKESSKMMLDILKQQQQSNRLQLYLPEELEIAHKCGDLDCLENDGGIFLLPKHPYILVVLTNEMPTNKDGREAIGKISWIVYQAIC
- a CDS encoding TrpB-like pyridoxal phosphate-dependent enzyme, which encodes MKEQKIPYKIYLKEDQIPKAWYNVRADMKNKPAPLLNPGTHQPMKAEELEHVFCKDLVSQELDNDDSYIPIPQEIQDFYKMYRPSPLVRAYCLEEKLQTPAKIYYKFEGNNTSGSHKLNSAIAQAYYAKKQGLKGVTTETGAGQWGTALSMACAYLGLDCKVYMVKVSYEQKPFRREVMRTYGASVTPSPSMDTAVGRKILQEHPGTTGSLGCAISEAVEYATTHEGYRYVLGSVLNQVLLHQSVIGLETKTAMDEYGIVPDVIIGCAGGGSNLGGLISPFMGEKLRGEKDYQFIAVEPASCPSFTRGKFAYDFCDTGMVCPLAKMYTLGSNFIPSPNHAGGLRYHGMSPILSELYHEGLIKARTVEQTSVFEAAEQFARVEGILPAPESSHAIKVAIDEALKCKETGEEKTILFGLTGTGYFDMVAYEQFNDGKMGDSIPTDQDLQEGFSRIPQFPGNEF
- the serC gene encoding 3-phosphoserine/phosphohydroxythreonine transaminase; translation: MKRVYNFSAGPSMLPEEVLRRAADEMMDYKGCGQSVMEMSHRSKIFQSIIDSAESLLREVMNIPDNYKVLFLQGGGSTQFAMIPFNLMTGSGKADYVLTGQWATKAYKEAARYGDAKAIASSKDKTFTYIPKLDPSTFTPDADYFYICMNNTIYGTKYHTLPATGSVPLVADISSCICSEPIDISKFGLVFAGAQKNLAPAGLTIVIVREDLVGHAMEKTPTMLNYKTHVDGGSMFNTPPCYTIYICELVLEWIKNTIGGLENMKALNEKKAKLLYDFLDSSKLFHGTVVPEDRSLMNVPFVTGSDDLNAKFVAQATDAGMVNLKGHRTVGGMRASIYNAMPYEGVETLVDFMKKFEKANG
- a CDS encoding dipeptide epimerase, with amino-acid sequence MKITEVKLGILSVPLRVPFKTALRSVNSVEDVIMEIHTDTGAVGYGEAPPTGVITGDTTGAIIGAMKDHIIKTLMGRDIDNLEDNLKALNGCIVKNTGAKAAADMALWDLYGQLYKIPVYKLLGGSRNKLITDITISVNDPEEMARDAINAIERGYDTLKIKVGSNPSLDVERLMAVRKAVGNKTCIRIDANQAWSPKQAVRILNEMQDKGLDIEFVEQPVKALDFEGLKYVTDRSYVPVLADESVFSPADALKIMQMGAADLVNIKLMKCGGIYNALKIVSAAEVYGVECMIGCMLEAKISVNAAIHLACAKKIITKIDLDGPVLCSEDPIIGGAVFDEKEITVSNEPGLGIKGIHGLRYLNERTN
- a CDS encoding phosphoglycerate dehydrogenase, which gives rise to MYQIQYLNKISKAGTERFTDNYTVGEEVQNPDAIMVRSANMLEMELPQKLLAIARAGAGVNNIPLDKCSEKGIVVFNTPGANANAVKELVLCGLLLSSRRIVPAAEWCKTLKGKGAEVPKLIEKGKSQFVGPEIKGKALGVIGLGAIGVLVANAAKSLGMEVYGYDPYLSVDAAWGLSRSIHHAQTLDDIWANCDYITIHVPQTPDTKGMICKEAISKMKDHVRILNFARGGLVDSDSILEGIKSGKVASYATDFPNDEMIGVDGIIAIPHLGASTPESEDNCARMAANELRDYLENGNIRNSVNMPMVSMARDKSTQRICVLHRNMPNTISRFSGILADMGINIENMQSKSRKEYAYTIVDVTGDIANEAAQKLQSLDEVIRARVIK
- the nagA gene encoding N-acetylglucosamine-6-phosphate deacetylase is translated as MVLKNGEFFAEDFSIVKGDIEFQNGMITNIGKSLEGEQIDCSGCLIAPGFIDLHVHGCGGYDVCDKDSQSVTKMAHWLAQHGIVAFCPATMTMSHSSILNALQKIKRAMDLPQKDSAQILGAYLEGPFISPKKKGMQQEENIKRPDFSLFREYWESSGHSIRIACLAPEEPGAEQFAAFAQNFCSLSIAHSAANYEQAQEAFSWGIHHVTHLFNGMNEFHHRAPGVVGAVWDTPNITAELICDGIHIHPSALRAAFRLFGKEQICVVSDGMCAAGMPDGIYEFGGQQVIVKEHKAVLLDGTLAGSVTNLLEEVQNLIRFGIPLSRIIRSVTLNPASVLGEDQTRGSIQIGKRADFTILKKAGFSLAYTICNGNIVAHSFHT